From a region of the Rhipicephalus microplus isolate Deutch F79 chromosome X, USDA_Rmic, whole genome shotgun sequence genome:
- the LOC142775315 gene encoding dihydrofolate reductase-like: MCPSSAKDVVSCFAIVAMCRNRGIGVNNSLSWRLKKELAYFSRLTKEAAEGRQNAVVMGRLTWESLSPKFRPLSDRINIVVSKTMTEIPEGHHVAQSFPGNVQILQNLVDAGKVDKVFVIGGARLYRELMDSPHCSSTYLPEIDKEFESDVFFPEFDTSKFRLVKEEGVPEEPQQEGDITYHF, translated from the exons ATGTGTCCAAGCAGTGCGAAGGACGTGGTGTCGTGCTTCGCCATCGTCGCCATGTGCCGCAACCGTGGGATCGGTGTCAACAACAGCCTATCGTGGCGTCTCAAAAAAGAACTGGCCTACTTCTCGCGACTCACGAAGGAGGCGGCGGAGGGAAGGCAGAACGCCGTCGTCATGGGCCGGCTCACGTGGGAATCACTGTCGCCGAAGTTCCGGCCCCTGAGCGACAG AATAAACATTGTGGTAAGCAAGACAATGACCGAGATTCCAGAGGGACACCACGTGGCACAAAGCTTTCCAGGCAACGTGCAGATTTTGCAGAATCTTGTCGATGCCGGAAAG GTTGACAAGGTGTTTGTGATCGGAGGGGCTCGGCTGTATCGCGAGCTGATGGACAGTCCTCACTGCAGTAGCACTTACCTCCCCGAAATCGATAAGGAGTTTGAGTCCGACGTTTTCTTCCCGGAATTCGACACCAGCAAGTTCCGACTCGTCAAAGAAGAGGGCGTGCCAGAGGAACCGCAGCAGGAAGGCGACATCACATACCATTTCTGA
- the LOC142776252 gene encoding uncharacterized protein LOC142776252 yields MSYGRAPPVIDGMTSLKVDNLTYRTTPDDLKRVFERYGDVGDVYIPRHPYTRESRGFAFVRFYDKRDCEDAMDALDGYIMDGRELRVQMARYARPTDPYRQSTSSYYGPSSRWSRSRSRSRRRSRSRRRSRSRSRRRSRSRSRSRRHRSRSRSRRSRSRSRHRQRSRSKGRRSRSRSRRKSRSRSRRKSRSKSRDRSRSRRRETKRSRSKSRGHSRLKSRKRSSSKHRSRSKSKDRNRSRHLSRSKSKERSRSKRRSESEEQSPSKHRSHSRTKERSRSKSHRSRSRSRKESEPRDRSHSPAVNGDSCMRNASRSPREEGREDSRKSHRSRSRSRKESEPRDRSHSPAVNGDSCMRSASRSPREEGQEDSRSRSRSRSPRQSGSPAQGESDEAGREKFKSRDRSRSKSQDSN; encoded by the exons ATGAGCTACGGCCGTGCCCCGCCGGTCATCGACGGGATGACCTCCCTGAAGGTCGATAACCTGACGTACCGCACCACGCCGGATGATTTGAAACGCGTCTTCGAGAGGTACGGCGATGTTGGGGACGTCTACATCCCGCGTCACCCGTACACCAGGGAGAGCCGTGGTTTCGCCTTCGTTCGCTTCTACGACAAGCGCGACTGCGAAGACGCGATGGACGCGCTGGACGGCTACATCATGGACGGCCGCGAACTTCGCGTGCAGATGGCGCGCTACGCTAGGCCTACCGACCCGTACCGCCAATCCACGTCGTCCTACTACGGCCCGTCAAGTCGCTGGTCACGCTCGCGCAGCCGCAGCCGCCGCAGGTCGAG GAGCCGCAGGCGATCAAGGTCCAGGTCACGTCGGCGATCGCGGAGCCGTTCTAGGTCGCGGCGACACCGTTCAAGATCCCGATCTAGAAG GTCCCGAAGCCGATCAAGGCATCGCCAGCGTTCTCGTAGCAAAGGCAGGAGAAGCCGCAGCAGAAGCCGGCGAAAGAGCCGCAGTCGTAGCAGGCGCAAGAGCCGCAGCAAGTCCAGGGATCGGAGCCGCTCTCGACGCCGCGAGACCAAAAGGAGCCGATCAAAATCCAGAGGCCACAGCCGCTTGAAGTCGAGGAAGCGCAGCTCCTCGAAGCATCGCAGCCGCTCCAAGTCCAAGGACCGCAACCGGAGCAGGCACCTTAGTCGCTCCAAGTCCAAAGAACGCAGCCGAAGCAAGAGGCGCAGCGAGTCCGAGGAGCAGAGCCCCAGCAAGCACCGGAGCCATTCCAGGACCAAGGAGAGGAGCAGGAGCAAGTCTCACAGAAGCCGTAGCCGAAGTCGCAAGGAAAGCGAGCCACGGGATAGAAGCCACAGTCCGGCGGTGAACGGAGACTCCTGCATGCGCAATGCATCCCGCAGCCCACGAGAGGAGGGCCGAGAGGACTCGCGCAAGTCTCACAGAAGCCGTAGCCGAAGTCGCAAGGAAAGCGAGCCACGGGATAGAAGCCACAGTCCGGCGGTGAACGGAGACTCCTGCATGCGCAGTGCATCCCGCAGCCCACGAGAGGAGGGCCAAGAGGACTCGCGGTCCCGTTCACGGTCGCGCAGTCCGAGGCAGAGCGGTAGCCCAGCGCAGGGAGAGTCTGACGAGGCAGGCAGGGAGAAGTTcaaaagcagggaccggtcgCGGTCCAAGTCGCAGGACTCCAACTGA